From Panulirus ornatus isolate Po-2019 chromosome 67, ASM3632096v1, whole genome shotgun sequence, a single genomic window includes:
- the LOC139746983 gene encoding equilibrative nucleoside transporter 1-like isoform X3 → MGALSRGSVVYVCFLFLGLGTLLPWNFFITAQTYWEYKFRNTSVINGTAEGETELQKLYTPMQVCFSQIPNFLFLFINALFSHKLPQRLRLIVSLTLMVIFFSLTTMLTQINTDDWQMGFFVLTIVIIFFINSSGAIFQGGLFGVAGMFPEKYMTAVVSGQALGGVFASAARIISLSVGAKDATAAFIYFMIAVAVMIVTLAAYLYMSKTDFYKHYTNCQAPEKGKSGAPANRSFSDQVKIFKEIWPVGLSVCGVFAVTLGVFPALCVKIISMSEDDKWANVFFQPVVTFLLFNVGDYLGRQIAGFIMWPRRGSKILYLLVTVRLVFIPLFLLCNHTPHSSIPSVFRHDAWYVAFMLLFSLSNGYCSSLCMMYGPKMVSEEKAEVASSMMAAMLGLGLLTGGLSSFAFALIG, encoded by the exons gcttCTTGTTCCTGGGCCTGGGGACACTGTTGCCATGGAATTTCTTCATCACAGCACAGACG TACTGGGAGTACAAGTTCCGGAATACATCAGTCATCAATGGCACCGCAGAGGGGGAGACAGAATTGCAAAAGTTGTACACCCCTATGCAGGTCTGCTTCTCCCAGATACCCAACTTTCTGTTCCTGTTTATCAATGCACTTTTCAGTCACAA ACTGCCACAGCGACTCAGGCTTATTGTTTCACTCACACTGATGGTCATATTCTTCTCCTTGACAACGATGCTCACCCAGATCAACACAGATGATTGGCAGATGGGCTTCTTTGTATTAACTATTGTCATCATCTTTTTTATCAACA GCTCGGGTGCTATATTTCAAGGAGGCTTATTCGGTGTAGCAGGGATGTTTCCTGAAAAGTACATGACTGCTGTTGTGTCTGGACAGGCTCTTGGTGGTGTATTTGCCTCAGCAGCACGAATTATCTCCCTTTCTGTAGGAGCAAAGGATGCAACTGCAGCATTTATTTACTTCATGATTGCTGTGGCAGTTATGATTGTAACACTTGCTGCCTACCTCTACATGTCTAAAACA GATTTTTACAAGCATTACACAAACTGCCAAGCACCTGAAAAAGGAAAGAGCGGAGCACCTGCTAATAGGTCATTTTCTGACCAAGTCAAGATTTTCAAGGAGATATGGCCTGTTggactgtctgtgtgtggggttttTGCAGTAACCCTTGGAGTTTTCCCTGCTCTCTGTGTCAAGATAATTTCAATGTCAGAAGATGATAAATGGGCAA ATGTGTTCTTCCAGCCTGTTGTCACATTTCTCCTGTTCAATGTAGGAGACTACCTAGGACGACAGATTGCCGGGTTCATAATGTGG CCCCGACGTGGATCAAAGATTCTTTATTTGTTGGTCACCGTACGCCTTGTCTTCATTCCCCTGTTCTTGCTGTGCAACCACACTCCACACTCCTCCATCCCTTCTGTATTTAGGCATGATGCCTGGTATGTGGCCTTCAtgctcctcttctccctctccaatGGGTACTGTTCATcactgtgtatgatgtatgggccAAA GATGGTTTCTGAGGAGAAGGCTGAGGTGGCCAGTAGTATGATGGCTGCCATGCTTGGCCTGGGACTACTAACTGGAGGACTTTCATCATTTGCCTTTGCACTTATTGGCTAA
- the LOC139746983 gene encoding equilibrative nucleoside transporter 1-like isoform X4: protein MLSKGSVVYVCFLFLGLGTLLPWNFFITAQTYWEYKFRNTSVINGTAEGETELQKLYTPMQVCFSQIPNFLFLFINALFSHKLPQRLRLIVSLTLMVIFFSLTTMLTQINTDDWQMGFFVLTIVIIFFINSSGAIFQGGLFGVAGMFPEKYMTAVVSGQALGGVFASAARIISLSVGAKDATAAFIYFMIAVAVMIVTLAAYLYMSKTDFYKHYTNCQAPEKGKSGAPANRSFSDQVKIFKEIWPVGLSVCGVFAVTLGVFPALCVKIISMSEDDKWANVFFQPVVTFLLFNVGDYLGRQIAGFIMWPRRGSKILYLLVTVRLVFIPLFLLCNHTPHSSIPSVFRHDAWYVAFMLLFSLSNGYCSSLCMMYGPKMVSEEKAEVASSMMAAMLGLGLLTGGLSSFAFALIG from the exons gcttCTTGTTCCTGGGCCTGGGGACACTGTTGCCATGGAATTTCTTCATCACAGCACAGACG TACTGGGAGTACAAGTTCCGGAATACATCAGTCATCAATGGCACCGCAGAGGGGGAGACAGAATTGCAAAAGTTGTACACCCCTATGCAGGTCTGCTTCTCCCAGATACCCAACTTTCTGTTCCTGTTTATCAATGCACTTTTCAGTCACAA ACTGCCACAGCGACTCAGGCTTATTGTTTCACTCACACTGATGGTCATATTCTTCTCCTTGACAACGATGCTCACCCAGATCAACACAGATGATTGGCAGATGGGCTTCTTTGTATTAACTATTGTCATCATCTTTTTTATCAACA GCTCGGGTGCTATATTTCAAGGAGGCTTATTCGGTGTAGCAGGGATGTTTCCTGAAAAGTACATGACTGCTGTTGTGTCTGGACAGGCTCTTGGTGGTGTATTTGCCTCAGCAGCACGAATTATCTCCCTTTCTGTAGGAGCAAAGGATGCAACTGCAGCATTTATTTACTTCATGATTGCTGTGGCAGTTATGATTGTAACACTTGCTGCCTACCTCTACATGTCTAAAACA GATTTTTACAAGCATTACACAAACTGCCAAGCACCTGAAAAAGGAAAGAGCGGAGCACCTGCTAATAGGTCATTTTCTGACCAAGTCAAGATTTTCAAGGAGATATGGCCTGTTggactgtctgtgtgtggggttttTGCAGTAACCCTTGGAGTTTTCCCTGCTCTCTGTGTCAAGATAATTTCAATGTCAGAAGATGATAAATGGGCAA ATGTGTTCTTCCAGCCTGTTGTCACATTTCTCCTGTTCAATGTAGGAGACTACCTAGGACGACAGATTGCCGGGTTCATAATGTGG CCCCGACGTGGATCAAAGATTCTTTATTTGTTGGTCACCGTACGCCTTGTCTTCATTCCCCTGTTCTTGCTGTGCAACCACACTCCACACTCCTCCATCCCTTCTGTATTTAGGCATGATGCCTGGTATGTGGCCTTCAtgctcctcttctccctctccaatGGGTACTGTTCATcactgtgtatgatgtatgggccAAA GATGGTTTCTGAGGAGAAGGCTGAGGTGGCCAGTAGTATGATGGCTGCCATGCTTGGCCTGGGACTACTAACTGGAGGACTTTCATCATTTGCCTTTGCACTTATTGGCTAA